TAATCTCAGTTTATGAAAACGGTTATACCTTTCGGCTTAATGCTTTGGGCACTTTTGCTCGCTTCCATTTCTTTCGGTGAAACAGATTCACTTTTGATCCAAAACAATATCCCGGCGTGGGTAAAACCTGTTTTGGAGAAATCGGAAATGGCTCAAAAACATCAGATCCTTACGGATTTCAATCCCTTTTATTTCGAAGCAGACTTTACCGGAGACGGCCAGGTTGACATTGCCTTCTTTGTGGAGAACAAAATCGACAAAACAAAAGGAGTCATGATCATCAACAATGTGAAGAATCTGGTTTACGTCATTGGCTGTGGAACGGCTACTGATATGGGAACTTCCCTTTCCTGGACCAAACGCTGGTTCATCTACCGGAACAAATACATCATGAATGACGGGAACAAGAAGAAGATTTCCCTGAAACTTCCGGCTATCCAGCTGATCAGAACAGATACCAACAGTTTGGTTATTTACTGGACCGGGAAGAAATACAAGACTTTTTTACAACAGTCATAAATCGTCAGGGGCGCTTAATCGCGCCCCTGATAGTATTTAAAATAAATCTTTCAAATGCGGGCCCATTTCGACCTCGATATCTTTGCGCAATTCCATTAAACGTTTGGCATATTGCTGTAATTGCATTTCACGTTCGGTATTCGGGATCCATTGATTGGTCGGTTTGGGATTTCCCTGTTCATCCACCGAAACAAAGACAATTACACAATGAGTTGTCTTTTCAAATTTGGTTTCACTCATCTTGCGCGAGAAAACATCCACCGCAATGTGAATACTTGATTTTCCGGTAAAAATGACCCGCGCCTGAATCTTCACCAGGCTACCGATATGAATGGGCTTAAAAAAGCGGATACCACCCACGTAGACTGTTACACAGTAACCTTCCGACCACGTAGAGGCACAGGCGTAAGCTGCCTGGTCAATCCATTTCATTACGGCACCTCCGTGCACTTTTCCTCCAAAATTCACATCCGTAGGTTCACTGACGAATTGAAAGGTAATCTTGTCTTGCATGAAAGCGAAATTAGCGAATAGTTTGTTTTAATTGAATTATCAATTAATTTTGTGTCATTTTTAACAAAAATACAACCTTTTGATTTTTTTTTCGTTAAAATTACACTGAAAACTAATGCTTCGAAGGTAATTCGATTTAGCACACCTGTTTATTCGCAAACGAGCGTGGCGGATTTGTTAAAAAAAGAACTATCTTCGGCTGATAGAAACTAATACACTTCCCGTTACCTTGACTAAACGTATATGAAAAAACTACTTATTTTCCTATCATTCTCCATGATAGCTCTTGCGAATTGGTCCCAGGTCTCCAACGCCTGCTTCAGTTCGAGAAACGATATTTCCATCCGAAAGACTTTCTCTCAGAGTCGCGGAATGGTAAAAGGTGATTTTGACAGTGACGGAGTGCTCGACATTGTCAGTTCGAATTATGTTGCTTCTGCTTCAACGGTCAAACGATTTTCCTTTCAAAAAGGGTTAGGCAATGGAAAATTCGGTTCCTCGGTCGGATACGGGAATGCAGGGCTCCAAACGCAGGATATCCGAAGTGCTGACTTCAATAACGACGGAAAGCTGGATGTGGCTTACATCAACTTAACGGGTATTTATATTTTTCACGGCCAGGGAAACGGGCTTTTTGATAGTATCACCACTCTTACTCTCACAAACGGAAAGTACATGGCTGTGGGAGACTTCAACGAAGACGGCGCTGTGGATATTGTGGGAACTTCTGCTACCAACCAGTTCACATTATTTGCAGGTACACTGGGTAATCCTACCCTATTCTCTTCTACGGTATTTACTATTACAGGCAGCATCCAAAACATGGAAGTTGCTGATATGGATGGCGATAACCACCTGGATGTTGTTTCCTATACGGCAAATGGTGTTTATGTATCCAAAAATAACAACGGAAGCCTTGGTAATTTCTTCACAGGTACCAATGTTTCTACAAGCGGTAGCGGTCAAACAGATCTAACCATTTGTGATATCGACAATGACGGAGATAAAGACGTAGTTACCACCAACAAATCGAGTAATAACATTTCCGTATTGAAAAACAACGGTACGGGAACTTTGAATTTACATGCTACTTATGCCACAGAACTGGCACCGGACGGCATTGACAATTTTGATATCAACCAGGATGGTTTTAAGGATATTGTCGTTGCCAATGTAAGTTCGTCCACCATCTCCATTTTCTTCGGAGGAAGTGGCGGAGTATTGAGTTTGTACCAGACGATCCAGGCACCTGGAAGCCCGAAAGCGGTGGTTGTAGGCCACTTCACTTCAGATACTTATCCGGACATTGTTTCGGCACAAACTTCCGGAGCTTACTTCAACTCTTTTGTGGGAAATGCCACAAACAATTACCTCCAGACGAATTTGTTCGACATCGGTGCTTCTCCGAGTTCTGCTTTTGCAGCTGACTTTAACGGAGATGGAAACCAAGATGTCGCTATCACACAAGCCGGGGCAAACAATGCCCAAATCTATTTGGGTAACGGTGCGGGAGGTTTTACAGCCGGAGCAATATTAACAACCGGTACTACTCCGTTCTATATTACCGGAGCAGATTTGGATAATTCAGGTTCCATGGACCTTGTTGTGGTGAATAACGGAAGTGGTAACATTACCGTCTTTTACGGTACAGGAAGCGGTACTTTTTCAGCAGGATCAACTTATTCGGTCGGAACAACACCTGTTCAGGCCAAGATCGGACACCTGAACGGTGATGCTTTTACAGATATCGTGGTAACCAATTCCGGGAGCGCGAATTTCTCTGTATTAACTGCCAATGGAGCTTCTTCATTCAATTCGGCAGTCAATTATGCAACCAATCCAACTCCATATCCGATTGTTATTACCGATTACGATAACGACGGATTTAATGATGTGGTAGTAGGTCACAATGCCAGTGCCAGTTCCCAGCTTTTAAAGTTTAAAGGAGACGGATCAGGAACGCTTGCTGCAAACGGGAACATCGGAACAACGACTGCAACTTATCCGTTGGCAACGTCATTGGAATCAGGTGACCTGGATGGTGACGGAGATAAAGACATCATCGTAGGAAGAAGCGGAGACGTCGGAAAGATCTTTAATCCGGCAGTTACAACCGGTAGTGCCGCAACGAACACAACGACCATCATCAACACCACACCCGGTTCAGGTTCTGTTGTGGGGATTAAGATCATTGATGTTAACAACGACGGGAAATTAGACGTCATGGCCACTTATAACAATGGTGGCGGTGTCGTTACGGGGTCATTAGTAGCAAGTGTGGCTACCGGTTTCGGTACAAACGCTGCCTATGTATTAAATCCACCGACAGTTGGATTCGCTTCGGAAACGGATGCGTCTGGTATGGCTGTTGCAGATTTCAACAACGACGGAAGAGTTGATGCGATTATTCCGAACAAAGGATCAAACAGCTTCACCCTTCATCTAAATACCACACCGGTAATTACTGCCGGCGGACCAACCACTTTTTGTAGCGGAAACAGTGTAACACTTACTTCAACGACAGCTTCACAATGGTATGACTGGGATCCGAACAATGAAACCACTCCATCCATTTCGGCAACTGCAACCGGTCCTTATTACGTAGTAACTTCTTCTTCGTGGAGTGACTGGTGCCAGGCGAAATCAGACACTATTACCGTTACGGTAACTCCTGGGCCAACAGCACCGACCATTACTGCCGGAGGACCGACGACTTTCTGTTCAGGCGGAAACGTGGTATTGACCTCTTCCCAGGCAACCGGGAACCAATGGTACAAAAATGGAGTCCTGATTTCAGGAGCTACTGCACAAAATTACACTGCAACAACTGCAGGAACATATACCGTTACATATACCAGCGGAGGATGTACATCTCCTCAATCAACGGGAATTAGTGTAACAGCAACTCAAACCCCGGTAATTACTGCCGGCGGACCGACCACTTTCTGTACAGGCGGATCAGTAGTCCTGACTTCGAATGTTACTTCCAACATTTTATGGTCGAACGGAGCTACTACCCCTTCCATTACGGTAACAACTTCCGGAAATTATTCGGTACAAAATATTGTAAGCGGATGTCCTACGCTCACGTCAAATACCATTACTGTAACAGTTGCTGCTTCCCTAAGCACACCAACTATTTCACCTGCCGGACCGGTAACATTGTGTCCAAGCGGATCAGTGACTTTAACGTCCTCTTCGGCAACCAATAACATTTGGTCTACCGGAGCAACTACCCAATCAATTACGGTTAACACAGCCGGATCTTATTTTGTGCATCTGGACAACGGATCCTGTACTTCTGCCAATTCAACGGCAGTTACGGTAACAAACGGATCTGCTCCTGCTACCCCTACAATTACTGCCGGAGGGCCAACGACTTTCTGTACAGGCGGATCGGTAACATTGACTTCAAGCACAGGAACTTCTTACTTGTGGTCGAATGGTGCAACCACACAGTCGATTACTGTAACTACTTCCGGTTCATACACCGTACAGGTAACAAACTCAGCAGGATGTCAAAGTGCATCCAGTGTAGCAACAGTCGTTACTGTGAACACTGCTCCTGCTACTCCGGCAATCACTGCCGGAGGGCCAACCACTTTCTGTGCAGGCGGATCAGTAACTTTAACTTCAAGTGCAGGAACTTCATACTTGTGGTCGACAGGTGCTACAACTGCTTCCATTAACGTTACAACCGCAGGTTCATATACGGTTCAGGTAACAAACGCATCGGGTTGTCAAAGTGCAGCAAGTTCGGCTACAACTGTAACAGTTAACTCCGCTCCTGCTGCTCCAACCATTACAGCAAGTGGCCCAACAACTTTCTGTGCAGGCGGATCGGTAACACTGACTTCCAGCGCCGGAACTTCCTATTTGTGGTCGACAGGTGCTACAACAGCTTCCATTAACGTTACAACCGCAGGTTCTTATACCGTTCAGGTAACGAATTCGTCGGGATGCCAGAGTGGCTCCAGTACAGCAACTGTTGTTACTGTGAACGCTGCTCCTGCTGCTCCGACCATTACAGCCAGTGGTCCTACGACTTTCTGTGCAGGTGGATCGGTAACACTGACATCCAGCGCAGGGAACTCCTATTTGTGGTCGACAGGTGCCACAACCGCTTCTATTAACGTAACAACTGCAGGTTCTTATACGGTTCAGGTAACAAACGCGGCAGGATGTCAAAGTACAGCCAGCGCAGCAACTGTAGTTACTGTGAACGCTGCTCCTGCTGCTCCGACCATTACCGCAGGTGGTTCAACAACTTTCTGTGCAGGCGGATCGGTAACATTGACTTCCAGTGCAGGAACTTCTTATTTGTGGTCAACAGGAGCAACAACTCCTTCCATCAACGTAACAACTGCAGGTTCCTATACCGTGCAGGTTACAAACTCATCGGGATGTCAGAGTGCTTCGAGTGCAGCAACAACGGTTACTGTAAATGCTTTACCGGCTGCTCCAACCATTACAGCGGGCGGACCAACGACATTCTGTAACGGAAACTCCGTTACCCTGACTTCCAGTGCTGGAAATTCCTATTTGTGGTCGACAGGAGCTACAACTGCTTCTATTAACGTAACAACTTCCGGAAACTACACTGTACAGGTGACAAATGCTGCAGGATGCCAAAGTCCGGCGAGCGCTGCAACTACGGTTACAGTAAGCCCTGGACCAACTGCTCCGACCATTACTGCCGGAAGTGCAACTACTTTCTGTGCCGGCGGATCAGTAACATTGACTTCCAGTGCAGGAACTTCCTATTTGTGGTCAACAGGTGCTACCACTCCTTCTATTAACGTAACAACTTCCGGTTCATATACCGTTCAAATTACTAATGCTTCCGGGTGTCAAAGTACTGCAAGTGCCGCAACGGTTGTAACGGTTAACCCTGCGCCTGCCACTCCGACAGTTACAGCAGGCGGATCAACAACATTCTGTGCCGGCGGATCCGTGACATTGACTTCCAGTGCAGGAACTTCTTACTTGTGGTCAACAGGTGCTACAACGCAATCTATTACCGTAACGACTGCCGGTTCCTATTCTGTTCAGGTAACAAACGCTGCGGGATGTTTGAGTGCGGCAAGTACTGCAACCGTTGTAACTGTAAATGCTTTACCGGCTGCTCCAACCATTTCTGCAGGCGGGCCAACTACATTCTGTGCAGGTGGATCTGTTACTCTTACTTCCAGTGCAGGAACTTCTTATTTGTGGTCAACAGGTGCCACCACATCTTCCATTAACGTAACAACCGCAGGTTCTTATACCGTTCAGGTGACGAATGCAGCGGGATGTCAAAGTCCGGCAAGTTCGGCAACAACTGTAACCGTTAACTCCGCTCCTGCTGCTCCAACCATCACTGCGGGCGGACCAACCACTTTCTGTTCGGGCGGATCTGTTACTCTGACATCCAGTGCAGGAAATTCCTATTTGTGGTCAACAGGTGCTACAACACCTTCCATTACCGTAACAACTGCAGGTTCATATACTGTCCAGGTAATGAACACTGCGGGATGTCAAAGTACTTCCAGTGCAGCAACAACGGTTACCGTGAACGCTTCGCCTTCAGCTCCAACCATTACTGCAAGTGGCTCTACTTCTATTTGTGCCGGTAATTCGGTAACACTGACTTCCAGTGCGGGGACTTCTTACTTGTGGTCGACAGGAGCTACAACGGCTTCTATCAACGTAACAACCGCAGGTTCCTATACGGTTCAGGTAACAAACGCGGCAGGATGTCAAAGTCCGGCTAGTTCAGCAACAACTGTTACTGTAAACGCTTTACCTGCCACTCCGACTATTACAGCAGGTGGACCGACGACTTTCTGTTCAGGCGGATCAGTTACATTGACTTCCAGTTCAGGAAGTGCTTATTTATGGTCGACGGGAGCGACAACCGCTTCTATCAACGTAACCACTTCCGGAAACTATACCGTACAGGTAACAAACGGAGCGGGATGCCAAAGTGCTGCCAGTGCAGCTACGACCGTAACTGTTAACCCTTTACCAGCTACACCAACTATTACAGCAAGTGGTTCTACTACTTTCTGTGCGGGTGGTTCTGTTACTTTAACAGCGAGCGCAGGAACTTCCTACTTATGGTCGACAGGTGCTACAACCGCGTCTATCAACGTAACGACTTCCGGAACTTATTCCGTTCAGGTTACAAACGCAGCAGGATGTCAAAGCGCTTCAAGTGCAGCTACAACTGTAACCGTTAACTCACTGCCTACCGCACCAACTATTACAGCAAGTGGTTCCACTACTTTCTGTGCAGGCGGATCGGTTACATTGACTTCAAGCACCGGAACTTCCTACTTATGGTCGACAGGAGAAACAACGCAATCGATTAACGTTACTGCTTCCGGCTCTTATACCGTTCAGGTAAGCAACGGAGCAGGATGCCAGAGCCTTGCCAGTGCAGCTACAACGGTAACTGTTAACCCACTTCCTGCAACACCAACCATTACGGCAAGTAGTTCTACTACTTTCTGTGCGGGTGGATCGGTAACATTAACTTCCAGTGCAGGAAATGCTTATTTATGGTCGACAGGTGCTACAACGGCTTCCATCAACGTAACAACTTCCGGAACTTATTCCGTTCAGGTAATTAACACAGCTGGTTGTCAAAGTGCTTCAAGCGCTGCAACGGTTGTTACGGTAAATGCTTTACCTGCTGCTCCAACTATCACGGCCGGAGGGCCAACAACTTTCTGTGCAGGCGGATCAGTGACATTGACTTCAAGTACCGGAAATGCTTATTTATGGTCGACAGGAGCTACAACCGCTTCTATTAACGTAACTACATCCGGCTCTTATACGGTACAGGTTTCAGACGCAAACGGCTGTCAAAGCCCTGCGAGTGCTGCAACTGTTATCACAGTAAATCCAAAACCAGCTACTCCGACTATTACAGCGAGTGGTTCAACCACTTTCTGCCTGGGACAAACGGTAACCCTGACTTCAAGCACGGGAAATTCGTACTTGTGGTCAACGGGAGAAACTACTCAATCCATCGTGGTGGGAGCATCCGGATCTTATACCGTACAAGTTGCTAACTCATTCGGTTGTCTAAGTGATCCAAGTGCTCCGAAGAATGTTACGGTAAATGTAACCGTATCAACTCCTTCGATCACTGCGAGCGGACCAACTACTTTCTGTGAAGGTGGTTCGGTGACACTGTCAACCGGCTTCGGGTTATATTACTTCCTGTGGTCAAATGGTGAAACAACACAGTCTATTGATGTAGATACTTCCGGTACATTTACAGTAGTACGCACAAATATCCTTACCGGCTGTCAAAGTCTTCCAAGCAGCCCGGTAACTGTTACCGTTAATCCAACGCCTGCTGCGCCATCCATTACAGCGAGTGGAGCAACAACATTCTGCGCAGGCGGATCGGTTACTTTAACTTCCGGCCCGGGAGCAGCTTACTTATGGTCTACAGGAGCTACAACCGCTTCTATTAACGTAACAACATCCGGTTCATACACCGTACAAATAACGGATGCTAACGGATGTCAAAGTCCTTTCAGTACAGCAACAGCTGTTACCGTACATCCAAATCCAACCGCACCAACAATTACTGCGAGCGGACCAACTACATTCTGTGACGGAGGTTCCGTAACATTGACTTCAAGTACCGCAACTTCTTATTTATGGTCGACAGGAGAAACCACGCAATCCATCATTGTTACAACTACAGGTTCTTACTCTGTAGCGGTTACAAACGGATTCGGATGTTCCACTTCTGCTGCTACACCAACAAATGTCACTGTAAATCCAAATCCGGCAGTTCCAACCATTACAGCCGGCGGACCAACTACATTCTGTGATGGTGATTCTGTGATCTTAACCTCATCTTCTACGACCGGAAACCTTTGGTCGACCGGAGAAACCACGCAATCCATTACTGTTACAGCTTCGGGAACTTACTCCCTGGAAGTATCCAACGGATTCGGTTGCTCTACAGCAGCAGCAGCGGCAACCAGTGTAACAGTAAATCCGATTCCTGCTGTACCGACAATTACTGCCGGCGGTCCGCTAACTTTCTGCGACGGAGGCTCAGTAACGCTAACTTCTTCGGCTTCAACAGGAAACTTATGGTCAACAGGAGAAACAACACCATCCATTACGGTGACAACAACAGGATCCTACACTGTTGAGCAAATCCAATCAGGTTGCTCCTCAGGTGCTTCTGCTTCAACAGACGTGATCGTGAATCCAAATCCGGCGGTTCCAACCATTACAGCTGGTGGGCCAACCACATTCTGTGACGGTGATTCAGTTATTCTGACTTCATCTTCTACCACCGGAAACTTGTGGTCGACAGGAGAAACAACGCAATCCATTACTGTTACAGCTTCGGGAAATTACTCCCTGGAAGTATCCAACGGATTCGGTTGTTCTACTGCATCAGCTTCTGCAACGAATGTGACAGTGAATCCGATTCCTGCCGTACCAACGATCACAGCAGGCGGACCAACCACATTCTGTTCGGCAGGTGGTTCAGTGGTACTGACTTCTTCGGCTTCAACAGGAAACTTGTGGTCGACGGGAGAAACAACGCAATCCATTACTGTTACAACAACAGGTTCATATACCGTAGAACAAATCCTTGCAGGATGTTCTTCAGGATCTTCTGCTTCAACGGACGTATTGGTAAATCCAACACCGGCTACTCCAACCATCACAGCAGGAAGTACAACAACTTTCTGTACGGGTGACAGTGTGGTGTTAACATCAACAGCAGGAACTTCCTACTTGTGGTCGACTGGTGAAACCACCCAATCCATTACGGTTACAACTTCCGGATCTTACTCCGTAACAATCATCGACGGACCTTGTGCTTCAAGCGCTTCCAATGTGATCAACGTAACCGTGAATCCAATTCCTGCCGTACCTACGATCACAGCAGGCGGACCAACCACATTCTGTTCGGCAGGTGGTTCAGTGGTACTGACTTCTTCGGCTTCAACAGGAAACTTGTGGTCAACCGGAGAAACAACGCAATCCATTACGGTTGCAACAACAGGTTCGTATACCGTAGAACAAATCTTGTCAGGATGTTCCTCAGGATCTTCTGCTTCAACAGACGTATTGGTGAATCCAACACCTGCTACTCCAACAATTACAGCAGGCGGAGCAACGACGTTCTGTACGGGAGATTCGGTTGTCCTGACATCAACAGCGGGAACTTCCTACTTGTGGTCGACAGGAGAAACCACGCAATCCATCACCGTTACAACTTCCGGATCTTATTCCGTAACAATCATTGACGGGCCGTGTTCTTCCAGTGCCTCCAACGTGATTAACGTAACAGTGAATCCGATTCCAACTGCTCCAACGATTACGGCAGGCGGACCAACCACATTCTGTTCGGGAGGATCTGTTGTACTGACTTCTTCCGCTTCAACAGGAAACCTGTGGTCGACCGGAGAAACAACGCAATCCATTACGGTTGCAACAGCAGGTTCTTACACCGTAACTCAAACATTACTGGGATGTACCTCCCCGGTTTCCGCTTCAACGGACGTATTCGTGAACCCTACTCCGGCAGCTGCAACCATTACGGCAGGCAGTGCCACAACATTCTGTGCGGGTGGTTCCGTAGTATTGACATCTACACCGGGAACTTCTTACTTGTGGTCAACCGGTGAAACAACGCAATCCATCACCGTTACAACTTCCGGATCTTACTCCGTAACAATTATCGACGGGCCTTGTTCTTCCAGTGCTTCCAACGTGATTAACGTAACCGTGAATCCGATCCCGGCTGCTCCAACCATTACAGCAAGCGGACCAACCACATTCTGTGCCGGCGGATCCGTCGTATTGACATCTTCTGCTTCGACAGGAAATATGTGGTCTACGGGAGCTACGACTCCATCAATCACCGTATCAGCGAGCGGCACTTACACTGTTAACCAAACAGTATTGGGATGTACAAGTCCGAATGCCACTCAGATAATTACAGTCAATCCGATCCCGGCTGCACCTACAGTAACTGCGGGCGGACCTACTACATTCTGTACAGGTGGATCTGTGGTACTAACATCTTCTGCATCTTCCGGGAACACGTGGTCGACAACAGAAACAACACCATCCATTACAGTAACATCGAGCGGTTCATACACCGTGACTCAGACAGTATTGGGATGTACTTCTGCGGCATCTGCTCCGGTGAATGTTATTGTGAATACAATTCCTGCAGTTCCGACAATTACTGCCAGTGGGCCTACTACGTTCTGTGCGGGCGGTTCAGTTACACTTACCTCCTCTTCCGCAACGAATAACTTCTGGTCGAACGGAGCTACGACACAATCCATTACCGTAAGTTCATCCGGAACCTTCCTGGTTCAGGTTATTAGCAACGGATGTAGTTCAGGAACATCCGCTCCGAAAACAGTCACTGTGAATTCACTTCCTCCGGCACCGACCATCGTTACCGGAACAACCGAATCCATTTGTTCAGGTTCTTCCGTAACATTGACCTCTTCTTCAACAGGAGGAAACTTATGGTCAACAGGAGCTACAACACAATCCATCGTTGTTTCAACTGCAGGTTCTTATTATGTAACGGTAACGGACGGTAACGGATGTACTTCTCCGGCATCACCTTCAACGGTAGTAACGGTGAATCCATTGCCGACGGCTCCGGTGATCAGTACCAGCGGACCAACTTCATTCTGTTCCGGAGGATCTGTTGCATTGACATCGTCTTACGGTTCAGGTAATTTATGGTCGAGCGGTTCTACAGCAAACTCCATTACAGTAAGCAGCAGCGGAACTTACACCGTTACTCATACTGACGGAAACGGATGCGTTTCACCTGCTTCATCGCCGGTAACAGTTACTGTGAATCCAATTCCTGCGGCTCCGGTAATCACTGCAAGCGGACCAACATCATTCTGTTCAGGAGGATCAGTGACACTGACTTCTTCACAGCCTACAGGTAACTCCTGGTCGACAGCTGCTTTGACACCAAGCATCACTGTAACAACAAGCGGCGTATACAGCGTTATCTATATCGACGGAAACGGATGTGCATCACCTTCTTCTGCTCCTGTAGTAGTGAACGTGTTCTCAAATCCTTCCACTCCTTCCATTA
The window above is part of the Fluviicola sp. genome. Proteins encoded here:
- a CDS encoding acyl-CoA thioesterase — protein: MQDKITFQFVSEPTDVNFGGKVHGGAVMKWIDQAAYACASTWSEGYCVTVYVGGIRFFKPIHIGSLVKIQARVIFTGKSSIHIAVDVFSRKMSETKFEKTTHCVIVFVSVDEQGNPKPTNQWIPNTEREMQLQQYAKRLMELRKDIEVEMGPHLKDLF